The Nothobranchius furzeri strain GRZ-AD chromosome 17, NfurGRZ-RIMD1, whole genome shotgun sequence nucleotide sequence GGCCGCATTTGTGCAGCTGGCCCTGTAGCAGCCCTGGATGGTGATTGGTTTAGGCATATTCATACAGAACAAGGGGCTGAGGGGCTCCGGCTTGGAGGGGCCCATGCAGGAGACAGCTCTGGACTGGATACCATATCCACAGGGGGCTGAACACTAATGGGTGAAACAACTTGAGGGTCAGAACAGGTCAGAGTGTCAGTAGGATCATGTGCAAACACAGGCAAGCTGTTGACACTGTAAACATGATTCAAGTGGACATAAAAATACAGTCATGGATCATTTTTACTGCCATCTAAAATGGAAAGGGTTTGTTTTAAACCCAAATAATGTGATGAGTATTTTTATGTTTGAAAATGGTCTTTTGGCTGTTTTGGGTGTGTCAGATAATTCATTTAGTCATTTTAGCTCTTCCAAAAATTATCGTAATGTTCACGTTTCAGTTCTGTCAGATGTACCTGGCTCCATGGCTTCACCTCCCACCTGTAGGTGCAGACCTGCACCAGGCAGGGTGCTGTAGTGGCCGGTTTGACCGCTGAGCGGCAGTTATGCTCCGACACCATGGTTTCTTTGCCGTGGATAAACTGAAGACAGGACACGTTTCTTTGAGTGATCCCCAGATCACAGGATGCAGAACAAGGTGACGTCCTGACTACCCTCCATCTGGACAAACGCTAGAGGTGAGATTACTTTTCCCTTTGCAGAAAAAAatccagtgtgtgtttgtgtgggattTACTTTGCAGGACAGCTATGAGTATTACAAGCAACCACTGCTGTGGGCTTAGGAAAGTCACTGCAGTTGGAGTCACCCAGCACCACCTCCTCTCCCTCTACTTCTACAGCACAGTACAGCACCCTAGTGGCTACACCTCCTCCACACGTTACACTGCAGACTCCTTGCTTAGAGCGCCACCTAGTGCAAAATGTAATTCCTTCTTCAATTCCAAGCAGATTTGTATGTCACTGCTCTGTATACTTTAAGCAAAAATGTGCATAATCTGCAGAAATCTTAAATCATGTAAAACGTGGTGTCTTACATAGGAGGACAGGGGGATGAGACACAGATCTCAGTGTGAGGATCAGGTTTGGTAGAAGCATCACAGTTGAAGTCAGGAACCCCCAGTCTGGTCTGGTGATCCACACAAGAGAACCACACCTGCAGGGTTCCTTCCATGCATTAGCATTGAGCTTTGTGTTATTACATGTGAGGAAGGTGGAAACCGTGATATTTGCATTAATATTAATTGAGACTCACCATTTCCACAGGTCTTTGAACACTGACTGACAACAGGACTCCACACAAACACACGAGCCTGTCTGGAGCGTGGTGTCATGTCAGCCCTTTGGATGGGCAGCTCCTGGTAAAGAGAGCCCATTTAAACTTGTGTGATATTTTGAAAATGTAATGAGCTTGTTTTATTTTACCTCCCTCTTAGATTCCCACCCAATGGGGCAAACATCTATGACACAGAGCACAAGATCAAGTGGTTTGATCTGCTTCAAACAAAAAGTTTGATCCACTTCAACCTCTTGTCCATCCTCTTGCCGAACACATGACACAACACGTTTTGCTTCTCCTGGTCCGCACACTGCAGAACAGTTTCCTGGCTCAGACACAGACCACCTGTGAACaaacaaaatgtattttcatttaaATCTCAGTTTGGTGCAACAGAATCATACCACAAATCCTGTTAATTAAAGAAAAAGACACTAATAATAACCACAAACATCCACGTCAAACTATTTAACGATCATCAGCTGTACCTGGCAGGACAGTGTTGCATATTACACTTttcagcagagtgtggagcagcgtCAGAGGAACATTCAGAGTCTTGAACAATCACCAACTCAGATCCTTGTTTTTGAACACATCGGACAAGACGGAGCCTCACTCCCCCTCCACAGGAGGCACTGCAAGCGCCAAAACTTCCTGCATCCCACCTGTGAAACAATAAATTATTCATGCAttctcatctgtgtgtgtgtgtgtgtgtgtgtgtgtgtgtgtgtgtgtgtgtgtgtgtgtgtgtgtgtttggggaaaAAAACAAGACACAACAGAGCTGGGAGTGAAACTAACCTGGGGGGACATGCTGTTAGGTGACAGATTGTGTGGAGGGGGGTGTTTGGAGGAGGATCTTTACAGTGGTGCTGCTGCAAATGTATTTTATTTCCTTTGTCAACACAGACATGCACATTCTTCTGCACACCTGTAAAACAAGAAGTTGAAATAAAATGTCTCTGAAGTCAATATTTGGGCCATTATGGAAATTATCAGTAACTACTGTTTTACTCATTTTACTTTGCATACTGATGAGTTTGAATTGAAATCCAAAGTGCTTTGTTGTCATGTTAAAAAAATCCAGTCAGTTAATGTTTTATATCATAAGTCTTTGCACTGAAATTTAGGCAGAAATAATGACAAAACCACAGAAAACTCACAAAAATCACAGATGTTTGTCTAAACCATCGACATTAGAGGACTTCCGGTATGGCGACAGAGTGAAACAGACGCAAGTGACAAGAGCTCCGTATAACCAACATAAACACGAACTAGAAAACGCCTGAACTGTAAAGGGAAAAATAAGGAAAAGGAAAAGCAACAATGAGCGGAGGTACAACGAATAAAGGGAAGAGCAAAAAGCAGCCAGAAGATCCAATATGCATTGTAAGTActcaaaagaaggagaagaaaaatgaaTGATTAGAAAGAGAAAACAAGCCAAGAAGATAGAAATAGAAAAACAGGTTAATCGGGGAAGGAAGAACAACGGACACGGAAGGGAATGAGAAGACAAGAAGACAAAGGTAAAGAATGGACAGAATAACGGCGGAAGAGCACAAACAAAGAAAGACTTCTAGAAAACGAACGAGGGGAAATGAACAGAACTCAATGTTAAAAATATGATGAATGCTGAGTACGAAGGGGAATGTGTTTGTAAAGTAAAAGTtgataaataaaaagtaaaaaaaaaaaaaaaccatcgacattaatataggtCTAAACAATGTTTTTCAGTGAAACCCGGAGAGAGACTTAAGGTTTTCCCTCTTtcgcaagcccccataattcaggtctgaaaatgaagccaacatggaagtgcactagctgagcttagattttaacatgtactgttcaaccatgaaatttaaatgtaatagggtaaaacccagcgcACTTAacaacgctgcatttttgaaaatgggttgaaatatgactctagtggagctgggttccgagtatcggtatggtctcccttccctcagcagcagctcggcgcatctctgatcgcagcggcgcctgtctgctgtgcgggctgctggcttgtggagcactCGGGAGACctttgtgttccacccggttttacccagcggtcagcccggcgtatctgtgactcagaagctctggtgttgttcacaggtaactccggttgtagctaggttgctgccTCCGTTagctagctcccacctccacattagttttgggttagcttgtagctaaatcgcttcagttcgacgggtgtcgtcagttgatccaagCCTTTCAgcgccacctcttttcccttttgtggaattgtctgggcgtgacagaacctgtgacacggtcaaaatggcggtggtggccacctcccattttggcttaaaaacttattattggagcataTGGACACGAAGTGTCCAGTGTATATGTCGATGCTCTTTAGTGTAAAAAAATGAATCTGTTATTGTCAGTGTTCATGGTGAAGATATTTTACACTGCTGTCATGGCAACAGTAATGGCAGATTTCACAGCCACACATGCTACATCCTGAATTTTATAATGAAATATGGGGAAATTACTGCAATAAACATGTGGAGGCATAATGTAAAGCTAAAACGAATAAGTCCAATAAAATCTGCAATAGTGATTAATTCTATTATTCATGTATTTATTTCCACAGCATACATTTTGttgatttaaagggacttttcattGGCTACTGGTGATTTTCAGTATGCATCCAGTAGAACGTTATTTACCTGATCCACAGGAAACAGAACAAGATGTTGTGTGAACAGCCCATGCACCTCGCATGGTGTCATCAGTCACATTACTATTTCTGGCAGGAACATAAAACTCATAGCTGATGTTCGGATTTGTTTTGTCACCATATTCCTTTCCATATTTGCGATAGATCTGCAGTCATCaaaagaattacaaacaccaaatAGCTCTGCATCATGTTTAAAGTTCACATGACCTGTAAAGAGCATGTTTTCCTCTCCTGACCTGCATGTCTATCTCCTGTTTCAGTGGACCGGGCACAATCACTTCCTCCATCTCAGGTAAAAAGTCAGGGGTCAGGTAGAGGCGGTACTCCAGATGGTTCTCATCCAACACGGATGGATGGGTGACATTTACGGCTATGCTGCCTGCTCCCGACACAATGTACTGACCCCCAACCAGCACAGCTGCAAAACAACCCTCGGTTTTAAGCATTTATTAACATTATGTTGTAGAAATTAAAATCTCGTGTGCAGGGATATTGATTACCCAAATGAGTAAATAGCGGTGCCTTGTTGATGATGTGAACCTGTGTGGCATTCACTGGCAGAGTCAGAAAAGTGGTGTACTCTTGTTTGGAAAAGAGAGAAAGAATGTGTGCAGTTCAGCTGCATTCAGTTATCCATCTCATCACAGAGAGAGGAGCTGTAAGTGATCAAATTATTGTCACCTTTAGCCTGACCACCTCTGTAGGAGTCAGATGTCAAACTGCAGGTTGACCCATCTCCATCACACACTCCGCACACATCCCACACTTTTCCAGAATGCAGCACACCATCACAGCCAAACAGCTGATCAGGGACACAAAACACAGTGTAAAAATGCACAAGAGACATCCCTAATCTACTTCTATAGCTTTCTATTATTGTTACCTGGCATCTGCCCTGTAGACAAGCGGCTGTTGTTCCAAAAGCAGACCTGCTGTCTGACTCACAACGTGTTCCATCCACAAAGTGAGAGCCACGACTCACCATGAAGCTTTCTCCATCTGACAGGCACATGTATTTGCACTGCTCATCCCCTGGTCATTACCATCAACAGAAAAGAAAAGCACACTTTAAACCAAGACCTCAAACATCAGAATGACATTTTCCATGCTTTTACCTTTCACAAAGCCGAGAGCAGGGATCCATTTGTAGAAAGAGGCCATTTTTGGTTGCAGGTAGAGAGGGATGGAGTCTGTTTGGGAACACTGCTCTGCCATGAAGTCCTGCTGAGTGTCCTCACAAGGCTGCAGCAACATGAGTAGGACAATAAATGCAAGAATGACTCTGACTACAATGATGTTGAACCACTGTAAGCAGAAAGAACTTACCTGCTGGTGGCAAAGTTCAGCCTCAATGTCTGAACCATCACAGTCATTGCCTCCAAAAGCAGGTCTGGAACATTATGACAGCTTTCAACAGAACAAGTGTAACAAAGAAGGTTTCATTGCTCGTGTAACGTGTTACCTCGGGTTATTGCATTGTCGTGCACGGAGTGTCACTCCCCCACCACAAGTCCGTGAGCATGAGGAAAACTCGGACCAGCTGGACCAGGAGCCATTGACAACAACTGAGGAGCCAATATCATCTGGAGACACACACTGTCCCTTTAGACACCACTGCAAGACAGGATTAGAAACACACCAGAGTTGACTCCTGAGGACAATTATCACAACAAAAATGGATTCCATCAACAAACTGAAACCTGGTTAGGAGCACATTCTGTGCCATCCAGCAGAGGAACCAGGAGGCGCTTGCAGGATCTGTCGTCATCAGGTTCAACATGGCAGGACAGGATACGACAagccggctgacaggagacaaaaCTCATGAATGAACATGTGGAACTCACACCTGGCATCATCGAGTTGTAACAGGGCGTACCAGGTCAGGACTTGTGAACGAGCATGCTCTTGCAGTGCTGCCAAAAGCTATACGACACTGGTCATCAACACCGTAATACAGGCCGGGCTTCCAGTCTTGTAGGGAACCTCTGAGTTCAGGCAAGTCCTTCACACACTCTGCTCTCCCTTCTCTGGGAATACCAAGGCACTTGATATCTCATTCCCAAAAATCTTAAGCAACATTTCACGCATCTATTACTTATATTTAGAAATCAGGTCAAAGATATGGTCAGTGAAACATCTGGCCTGAACTGGTTCACCTGAAGAACATGAAAAGCTGCTGCCTGCTGCAGGGAGACCAGGTCAGATCCACGCTGTTGTAGCCTCCATCAGACGCCATCATGAAGCCGCTCCGGCTGCAGATGTTTCCAACGCCGTCGTGGTTGATTCCAAAACTGGATGTTTGGCAAATCAGGTTTGACAAAGCAAACTGAAGATTTGAAGATGCTTGAAAGTGTGTTGATTTTGTTTCAGGTTATAGAATAATTCATGTGAAAGCTTATCATCTTTCTTAAAGTATTCTTTGAAATAAACTTTAGATTTACAAAGtgaaatttattatttatttatttacaaattcACGGACAAGCTACAATAAATACGTCATCATAATTTGTTTTAATTATATCagttctattttttttatttgttttatatttgtgctcctccacatcgagaggagcaagttgaggtggctcgggcataggatgaatcctggacgcctccttggcaaggttttctgggcacgtccgaccaggaggaggcctaaagggagacccaggacttgttggagggtctatgtctctcacctggccagggaacgccttgggattcccccggaagatggGGTATGGTGGTTTTACATGTTATCCTTAGCCGTaagttttattgtgttgttattattattattattatttgctttACTTGTTCTTTGTCATTAGTGTTTAATCATAAattaattcatttttaaaaagatccTGGAGGCCCTAGATTGTTTATTGACTACAGTGATTTACCTGTGACCAAGTTCATGAGCGATGGTGATGCCCAGATCGAACCCTGTGTCCTCAGTAATCACACAGCTCCACTCGCTGGAACAAACCCCACCCAGCTGCGTCACTCCCCTGACCTGCTTGTTCCCATCAAGCAGCTCCAGGTCAAACCTGACGATGATGGCAGATGTGCAGCATCATGTTATTTGTGTGCAAAAAAATACAGCTATTTAAAGGTCATTTGAATCCTGCGGGTTATGGTACCTTGTAACATACAACAAGAGATCAGCATGCAGCGGATCTGTGTCGTTAGAGGGGTTAATCCTTCTGCCCCAGTCGCACACACTTCTCAGAGAAGATGTGATGTTGGAGGACATTTGGATCTCTGGCTGGAAGAAATGTAAAGAATGAGATAATCACAGCTGTGACTTTTTGAATGTTTATTTAAGTAACTTGAGCAGAAACtgcataaaatatttattttcacctCTGGCTCTGAAAGGATAACCATTCGAACCAGGTGCACCCTCATGTTGGCACCCAGAGTCGTGTCTCTCAGCAGCTCTGAGGCCTGTATGGGTCCATGTCAGAATCAGATGATCACATCTCATTCTGCTGACACAAACTAATTGGACTAAAATACCACAGTTACCAGTGGAGCATGTTAGAAAACCTTTCACAACAAATTTCACAACATCTAAACAGATTTCCCCCTCTAATGTGTTTTTTCCCCCTCAGAATTTCATTACTTATTGATCGGTCCTTGAAGCGATCTCCAAACATAGCTCGCCCTACATTTCATTCCCCTACTCATGAAATCACTTAGAAAAACTTATTTTTACTATATGTGTGTGCTCATACTTACAATGTTGAGATTAGTGAGAATGTATTTCTCTGTATCCTGCTTGTGAACCTGCTGGACATCAGGTCCTACGACCACCATCAGCTCCAGATGTGTTACATCAGGCAGAGTTGAGCGACGCAGACGTTCGCTCACTGTGAGTAAGAAAATTGTTCAAAAAGTCCTAATAAAAATCCTTTTAGTGAATATTTGGTAATGTTCATTTGCTTTCATATTACACACACCTGACTGGTCAGCAGAATATCCTGAAGACAAAACAGTATTTCCTGAACCGATGGAGAGGTTATTAAGCTTCTAGGGGGAATGAACAACAATGATTCAATTAAAAACCTGCAGGTTCGACATTTCCAGTGAGAGCTGAGATGGATGAAAATATGATTGATAGCTTTTTACTTCATATGAATCCAGCAACATTTTATCACCCTGTTTTCTTTTGCTTCCACCAGTAGTGAAATCTCCCTGGCAGGTTAACAGTTTAAAGTTGAAGAGTTCATTGCACCTTGCAGGACTCGGGCGGTGGAACCACTCACCACAGCAGAGCTCCTGTTTGCCTGCAGCTTTCCACCTACCTCAACCTGTTGATATCCCATTAGAGCGCTGACGCCAGGCAGCAGGAGCACCAGACAGGACAGAGTCATAAAAATCATGTTTGCCTTCCTTCTGTTGTCTACCTGCTCCGATTTGACACCATGCAGGACAGCGTGTGATCCTTTGTCTCACAAAGGACCGAGCACGGCCATGAGTGCACGAGTAACATGTCTGTGTAAACAGCAGGGACAAAGTTGATGTGTCACGTGtctgtcttttccttttttttttttttttttttactttattttcacTTTTTCAGACCTTTGCAAAAACTGGTTTCTGACTGTGTGAAAGTTTAGGCTTTGAGTAAAATCCATGGATACTTTTTACATTGACAGCTTTTCTTTTGGTGATGTGATAAAAATCAGTGGTTTATGTTTGGGTTTGGTAAATTATTGCCTTTACTTaatttaataatttaataattAATTTCCTTTCCTTGCCAGACTATCACAAATACTTCAGGGTGCTGCTGCCTGTTGTGGCCTTTAGAGGGCAGACATGATTCTTcagctgaaaaataaaaataaatggctAAAGGAAAAAAATGAGACATGAGTTCACCAAGTTAAAACTGCTGAGCACATGTCTGTGTGTCATACATACATGTCATAAATGGAGTCCCCTTTATGACAACAGGAAAgcaaatagaatagactttattaatcccacacagtggggaaattcacttgctacagccgcataaacacagagaaaaggaagaggaaaataataagattacaggtaaacacaaatATAAATTGCCATTTAGTCTTTCAGTGATTAATTCAATA carries:
- the adamts13 gene encoding A disintegrin and metalloproteinase with thrombospondin motifs 13, whose protein sequence is MIFMTLSCLVLLLPGVSALMGYQQVEKLNNLSIGSGNTVLSSGYSADQSVSERLRRSTLPDVTHLELMVVVGPDVQQVHKQDTEKYILTNLNIASELLRDTTLGANMRVHLVRMVILSEPEPEIQMSSNITSSLRSVCDWGRRINPSNDTDPLHADLLLYVTRFDLELLDGNKQVRGVTQLGGVCSSEWSCVITEDTGFDLGITIAHELGHSFGINHDGVGNICSRSGFMMASDGGYNSVDLTWSPCSRQQLFMFFREGRAECVKDLPELRGSLQDWKPGLYYGVDDQCRIAFGSTARACSFTSPDLPACRILSCHVEPDDDRSCKRLLVPLLDGTECAPNQWCLKGQCVSPDDIGSSVVVNGSWSSWSEFSSCSRTCGGGVTLRARQCNNPRPAFGGNDCDGSDIEAELCHQQPCEDTQQDFMAEQCSQTDSIPLYLQPKMASFYKWIPALGFVKGDEQCKYMCLSDGESFMVSRGSHFVDGTRCESDSRSAFGTTAACLQGRCQLFGCDGVLHSGKVWDVCGVCDGDGSTCSLTSDSYRGGQAKEYTTFLTLPVNATQVHIINKAPLFTHLAVLVGGQYIVSGAGSIAVNVTHPSVLDENHLEYRLYLTPDFLPEMEEVIVPGPLKQEIDMQIYRKYGKEYGDKTNPNISYEFYVPARNSNVTDDTMRGAWAVHTTSCSVSCGSGVQKNVHVCVDKGNKIHLQQHHCKDPPPNTPLHTICHLTACPPRWDAGSFGACSASCGGGVRLRLVRCVQKQGSELVIVQDSECSSDAAPHSAEKCNMQHCPARWSVSEPGNCSAVCGPGEAKRVVSCVRQEDGQEVEVDQTFCLKQIKPLDLVLCVIDVCPIGWESKREELPIQRADMTPRSRQARVFVWSPVVSQCSKTCGNGTLQVWFSCVDHQTRLGVPDFNCDASTKPDPHTEICVSSPCPPMWRSKQGVCSVTCGGGVATRVLYCAVEVEGEEVVLGDSNCSDFPKPTAVVACNTHSCPAKWRVVRTSPCSASCDLGITQRNVSCLQFIHGKETMVSEHNCRSAVKPATTAPCLVQVCTYRWEVKPWSQCSAPCGYGIQSRAVSCMGPSKPEPLSPLFCMNMPKPITIQGCYRASCTNAAFNSTAPKTKVNLAESPLPSAVVIYKDKPQNRAGNALASPTEAITTQQTTTPTPTPSVCGQLFLEESGTVDLQGVNRRCTVSIGRPLDEIIHVKILSSSLDCKKKEYVAFFDRLAFVRKCAQVADSQLTSRTNVLLVRQNVFTPGNGVVFTYSSQKNMKRSLHYDCDIQLFAPRGIFENPVRLNSNHTCRVLINAPPSVKIRIQALHIGLVFNATNSQSTYIMIRDMDVLKTNVFNGPQLFQWHSSGNMAEIEFHGDYLHTKGTFRAQYSFVHLGSKR